In the genome of Henningerozyma blattae CBS 6284 chromosome 5, complete genome, one region contains:
- the PRP45 gene encoding mRNA splicing protein PRP45 (similar to Saccharomyces cerevisiae PRP45 (YAL032C); ancestral locus Anc_7.60), whose amino-acid sequence MSFTSRLPSPKNTKTNKSTYRIRQQLINKFKANVLSQDFDEKSRILDSQVSEHIKFNDFVPLRQKNFNLEIPLPTEDEINDTYNRTKLKLEELLSNLNTVNASMPKNSLKANRNSYDVEYKSKNLGSDASESRNIRIIEHASDPLQPNMIKQKKNQLLQTDESDIPILHKTGESDRLLLSKEEKAAWNIPSAISNWKNPNGFAIDLDKRLVSDKKNDPQGIKSLEISSKFEDISNALEEADKKARETLKMKAMAKKLKLEKEEMEREEKLKQLAVKVHEERRQYHRIRNTDLSYRHREDNRRIKKDRYERKVKNSEQGVLHSFRTLSETDGRDISQKVTLGATKATETPEVQYDSRLYSQGAKSNARIHEDQTYQSPLFAQQNIDSIYRPNLIKFNNELSEGGWKDTKIGRPIEFTDADSEKESPN is encoded by the coding sequence ATGTCCTTTACATCTAGACTGCCATCTCCAAAAAACACAAAAACTAATAAATCTACTTATCGTATACGGCAACAattaatcaataaattcaagGCTAATGTATTATCCCAAGATTTTGACGAAAAATCCAGGATATTAGACTCACAAGTCTCAGAGCAcatcaaatttaatgattttgtTCCACTTAGACAGAAAAATTTCAACTTAGAAATTCCATTACCAACTGAAGATGAAATAAATGATACCTATAATCGgacaaaattgaaattagaaGAACTGCTGTCAAATCTAAATACAGTGAATGCCTCTATGcctaaaaattcattaaaagcTAACAGAAATTCGTATGATGTCGAATACAAGTCTAAAAACCTTGGTAGCGATGCGTCTGAATCTCGCAATATTCGCATTATCGAGCATGCCAGTGATCCATTGCAGCCCAACATGAttaaacagaaaaaaaaccaaCTACTCCAAACTGATGAATCAGATATACCTATTTTACATAAAACAGGTGAATCTGATAGACTATTACTgtcaaaagaagaaaaggcAGCATGGAATATTCCATCTGCGATATCgaattggaaaaatccTAACGGGTTTGCAATTGATTTGGATAAAAGATTAGTGTCagataagaaaaatgatCCTCAAGGTATTAAATCCCTTGAAATTAGTTCGaaatttgaagatatttCTAATGCCCTAGAGGAGGCTGACAAGAAGGCTAGAGaaacattaaaaatgaaggCAATGgctaaaaaattaaaattagaaaaagaagaaatggAAAGGGAAGAGAAACTTAAGCAATTAGCTGTGAAAGTTCATGAAGAGAGACGGCAATATCATAGAATTAGGAATACTGACCTTAGCTATAGACATAGAGAGGATAATAGAAGAATAAAGAAGGACCGATATGaaagaaaagtaaaaaattcTGAACAAGGTGTGCTACATAGCTTTAGAACTCTTTCTGAAACAGATGGCAGAGATATTTCTCAGAAAGTTACTTTGGGTGCTACAAAAGCAACTGAAACTCCAGAAGTTCAGTATGATTCTAGATTGTATTCTCAAGGTGCTAAATCGAATGCAAGAATCCATGAGGATCAAACTTATCAGAGTCCTTTGTTTGCCCAACAGAATATCGATAGCATATACAGGCCtaatttgattaaatttaacaatGAGCTCAGTGAAGGAGGTTGGAAAGATACTAAAATTGGGAGACCTATTGAGTTTACAGATGCTGATAGTGAAAAAGAATCTCCAAATTGA
- the SYN8 gene encoding syntaxin (similar to Saccharomyces cerevisiae SYN8 (YAL014C); ancestral locus Anc_7.92): protein MDLYDFEKNRLVDLINERKRLINLLKIEPSIRDNDQIDLQLGKVFDILDSNDFKSSASKNEIVLSDLKQLILDIPDLDLNSYLIRIEDIGKDIREYKQRAEQSKYSDINVKKTVKFDEDSIKNSTWKEQQKDSNDESPLLDDLNTSTIDYNFQPYTDNPTSNTNTNTNAFDHSLLSNQEIFENNQTLLDQQNVHLETLASSVGKGRNLAKDINSEVTDQNNNLLTDLERLVDNSHRRLGRATTRLDVWDRASKSTRSWSRGCIIVVLVIILILLMLI from the coding sequence ATGGATTTGTacgattttgaaaaaaatagattagTTGATTTGATAAATGAACGGAAAAGGCTAATTAATCTATTAAAGATAGAACCTTCGATTAGGGATAATGACCAAATAGATCTTCAATTGGGGAAAGTATTCGATATTTTagattcaaatgattttaaGTCATCAGCTTCTAAGAATGAAATCGTTTTATCAGATTTAAAGCAGTTAATTCTAGATATTCCTGATTTAGATTTGAACAGCTATTTAATTAGAATTGAAGATATTGGAAAAGATATTCGAGAGTATAAACAGCGGGCTGAACAATCTAAATATTCTGATATAAATGTGAAAAAGACAGTAaaatttgatgaagattcGATTAAAAACAGTACTTGGAAAGAACAACAAAAAGATAGTAATGATGAATCACCACTTCTAGATGATTTAAACACTTCGACAATTGACTATAATTTTCAGCCTTATACAGATAATCCAACATCGAATACAAATACCAATACTAATGCATTTGATCATAGTTTGCTTTCAAAtcaagaaatatttgagaATAATCAGACATTACTAGACCAGCAAAATGTTCATCTAGAAACATTAGCGTCAAGTGTAGGCAAAGGAAGAAATTTAGCAAAAGATATAAATTCGGAAGTTACTGAtcagaataataatttactaACAGATTTAGAAAGGCTCGTAGATAATAGTCATAGGAGGTTGGGTAGAGCTACAACAAGATTAGACGTTTGGGACAGAGCCAGTAAATCCACAAGATCTTGGAGTAGAGGCtgtattattgttgttttggttattattttaattttattaatgctgatatga
- the SWC3 gene encoding Swc3p (similar to Saccharomyces cerevisiae SWC3 (YAL011W); ancestral locus Anc_7.102), whose translation MTMVRTKREYNDSDNTKGEPAPKRRTRRRTRSSEDVSADESESDIDEFDNQNKRNFNDSSRPYELVAGMPSSLEIPEYKAMTHPLSGKDSAVLYHSLVASRKTWITGTMFEWYWSKPIKLPTPDGKSEEPGVGSGNSSIRDKMQKMCDCKLEGGPHMFPVRLFILKNEEKEKIWQEDQDSKKKIKEERKKQEVEDKKKRIEERKKQQLLRKEEKQEQLRIQKEERAKLLAKKKEEQQKLKEEQKKLKKSQAHIPMLNTNTINNNNIQQNSKLSNKNATISKSTRITPLASSAPLNSQSSATSLDTPVKKPTARSINAKMIANLNVMAQKDKNLNELMGKVARCEASQEQINEFKKFIALAKRLPPPKGWIDPTLKQAQPQPETIGHTPASIPHEKTTSQNNKTTTQHSKTSNKKLSTDPNSKEPSILPNKQELNTNTSLKPNNCVIGGDSVKLESKDACPVKESKVEATNITPSVITSSINDSKSEPNLKSDDTILPTTSSSTSIIKNDIKTDACSNLPLTKTDITENNSKDAKSCCTESITTPVTINSSAMALESKKQIPLSDSNLPATGKSITLHGSDNDVNPQESNIKSSTPINGILLPKKESENIVKTENNNTTSKRAEIDKHKKLAKQQQKLEEKSMQLTAFQQKYTTGAELVIEFSENAGHRFRLPFKSIIEYRANKFIISWIMIHNTREIERYKAKKLKELTRRQHRADVKDQILADYNVYADQGSPKPLFSTMTVKLHGIHKRFASILLNSVEDSNKVSEWMSVILERGIRLSGYNLWYQLDGYDDSQLSEKLREGLVEHEENLGRRRRVSHS comes from the coding sequence ATGACAATGGTACGCACAAAAAGAGAATACAATGACTCTGATAATACTAAAGGCGAGCCTGCACCCAAGAGAAGAACCAGAAGAAGAACTAGAAGTTCGGAAGACGTTTCTGCAGATGAATCAGAAAGTGATATAGACGAATTCGATAATCagaataaaagaaattttaatgaCTCTAGCCGGCCATATGAGCTTGTAGCTGGGATGCCGTCGTCATTAGAGATCCCAGAATATAAAGCAATGACACATCCGTTATCTGGCAAGGATTCAGCCGTATTATACCATTCATTGGTAGCGTCGAGGAAAACGTGGATCACTGGGACTATGTTTGAATGGTATTGGAGTAAACCTATTAAATTGCCAACACCAGATGGTAAATCCGAAGAACCAGGTGTAGGCAGTGGTAATAGTAGTATTAGAGATAAAATGCAAAAAATGTGTGATTGTAAATTAGAAGGTGGACCACATATGTTTCCTGTACGATTGtttatattaaagaatgaggagaaagaaaaaatatggCAGGAAGATCAAGAttctaaaaagaaaataaaagaagaacGTAAGAAACAAGAAGTAGAGGATAAGAAGAAACGTATtgaagaaagaaagaaacAGCAATTGCTTCGAAAGGAAGAAAAACAAGAACAGTTGAGAATACAAAAAGAAGAGCGAGCTAAACTTTTGgctaaaaagaaagaagagcagcaaaaattaaaagaagaacaaaagaaattaaaaaagagtCAAGCTCATATTCCAATGCTGAATACCAATACcatcaacaataataatatccaACAGAATTCCAAATTGTCAAATAAGAACGCAACAATATCAAAATCTACTAGAATTACACCATTGGCATCGTCGGCACCTTTAAACTCACAATCGTCAGCAACTTCGTTAGATACACCTGTTAAAAAGCCAACTGCTCGTTCAATCAATGCAAAAATGATTGCAAATCTAAACGTGATGGCtcaaaaagataaaaatttaaatgaattaatggGCAAGGTAGCAAGATGTGAAGCATCACAAGaacaaataaatgaatttaaaaaatttatagcTTTAGCAAAGCGCTTACCGCCTCCGAAAGGATGGATCGATCCGACGTTGAAACAAGCGCAGCCTCAACCGGAAACCATAGGTCATACACCAGCTTCAATTCCGCATGAAAAAACTACTTCTCAAAATAACAAGACCACTACCCAACATTCGAAAACCTCTAATAAAAAGTTAAGTACTGATCCGAACTCCAAAGAGCCGTCAATACTTCCTAATAAACAAGAACTTAATACCAACACTTCTTTAAAACCTAATAATTGCGTAATAGGGGGTGATTCAGTAAAATTAGAATCAAAAGACGCTTGCCCCGTAAAGGAATCCAAAGTAGAGGCTACAAATATAACTCCATCTGTGATTACTTCAAGCATTAATGATAGTAAATCAGaaccaaatttaaaatcagaTGATACGATCTTACCAACAACTTCATCTAGTACATCTATTATTAAGAACGATATTAAGACGGATGCTTGTTCCAATTTACCTTTAACAAAAACTGATATAACCGAAAATAATTCGAAGGATGCTAAAAGCTGCTGTACTGAAAGCATAACTACTCCAGTAACAATCAATTCTTCGGCCATGGCATTAGAGTCCAAAAAACAGATACCTTTATCAGACAGTAATCTACCTGCAACTGGTAAATCCATTACATTACATGGTTCTGATAACGATGTAAATCCACAAGAATCTAACATCAAATCTTCTACTCCAATTAATGGTATACTACTTCCTAAAAAAGAATCAGAAAATATCGTTAAAACtgagaataataatactaccTCTAAAAGGGCAGAGATTGATAAACATAAAAAACTAGCTAAGCAACAACAAAAACTGGAGGAAAAATCTATGCAATTAACAGCTTTCCAGCAAAAATATACTACAGGTGCAGAATTAGTAATCGAATTTAGTGAGAATGCTGGCCATCGGTTTAGATTGCCGTTTAAAAGTATCATTGAATATAGAGctaacaaatttattatttcgtGGATCATGATTCATAATACCAGAGAAATTGAACGTTATAAGGCtaagaaattgaaagaattaaCAAGAAGACAGCATCGTGCTGATGTAAAAGACCAAATATTGGCGGATTATAATGTTTACGCAGATCAAGGCTCCCCAAAACCGTTATTTTCAACTATGACGGTAAAACTTCATGGTATCCACAAAAGGTTTGCGTCTATTTTACTAAATAGTGTTGAAGATAGTAACAAGGTTAGTGAATGGATGTCTGTTATATTGGAAAGAGGGATTAGATTATCGGGATATAATTTATGGTACCAATTGGATGGATATGATGATAGCCAGTTATCAGAAAAATTAAGGGAAGGATTGGTTGAACATGAAGAAAACCTTGGTCGCAGAAGAAGAGTAAGTCATTCTTAA
- the CYS3 gene encoding cystathionine gamma-lyase CYS3 (similar to Saccharomyces cerevisiae CYS3 (YAL012W); ancestral locus Anc_7.97), whose product MTVLPTDKFATKAIHAGAHIDVHGSVIEPISLSTTFKQSAPSQPIGIYEYSRSQNPNRKNLEEAIATLENGKYGLAFSSGSATTAVILQSLPQGSHSISIGDVYGGTHRYFTKVANAHGVESTFSNNLIEELPTLVKPNTRLVWIESPTNPTLKVTDIQLVVDTVKKLNKDILVVVDNTFLSPYLSNPLNFGADIVVHSATKYINGHSDVVLGVLATNSKEIYERLQFLQNAIGAIPSPFDAWLAHRGLKTLHLRVRQASLSAQKIAEFLAQDPNVIAVNYPGLESHPNRDIVKKQHRDGLGGGMISFRIKGGAEGASKFTQKTRLFTLAESLGGIESLLEVPAVMTHGGIPKEAREATGVYDDLVRLSVGIEDVDDLLADVKQALN is encoded by the coding sequence ATGACTGTTTTACCTACTGACAAATTCGCCACCAAAGCTATCCATGCTGGTGCCCATATCGATGTTCATGGTTCCGTTATCGAACCAATCTCTTTATCAACCACTTTCAAGCAATCTGCTCCATCCCAACCAATCGGTATCTATGAATACTCCAGATCTCAAAACCCAAACAGAAAGAATTTGGAAGAAGCGATTGCCACTTTGGAAAACGGTAAATATGGTTTAGCCTTCTCTTCTGGTTCTGCCACTACTGCTGTCATCTTACAATCATTGCCACAAGGTTCTCACTCCATTTCTATTGGTGATGTTTACGGTGGTACTCACAGATACTTCACCAAGGTTGCCAATGCCCATGGTGTTGAATCTACTTTTTCCAATAACTTGATTGAAGAATTACCAACTTTGGTTAAGCCAAACACTAGATTGGTTTGGATCGAGTCCCCAACCAACCCAACTTTGAAGGTTACTGATATCCAATTAGTTGTTGATACTGTTAAGAAATTGAACAAAGATATCTTGGTTGTTGTCGACAATACCTTCTTATCCCCATACTTATCCAACCCATTGAACTTTGGTGCTGATATTGTCGTTCACTCTGCCACTAAATACATCAACGGTCACTCAGATGTTGTTTTGGGTGTCTTAGCTACAAACAGCAAGGAAATTTACGAAAGATTACAATTCTTACAAAATGCCATTGGTGCTATCCCATCTCCATTTGATGCTTGGTTAGCTCACAGAGGTTTAAAGACTTTACATTTGAGAGTTAGACAAGCCTCTCTTTCTGCTCAAAAGATTGCCGAATTCTTGGCTCAAGATCCTAATGTCATTGCTGTCAACTACCCAGGTTTAGAATCTCATCCAAACCGTGATATTGTCAAGAAGCAACACCGTGACGGTTTAGGTGGTGGTATGATCTCCTTCAGAATTAAGGGTGGTGCTGAAGGTGCCTCAAAATTCACTCAAAAGACTAGATTATTTACTTTAGCCGAAAGTTTAGGTGGTATTGAATCCTTATTGGAAGTTCCAGCTGTCATGACACATGGTGGTATTCCAAAGGAAGCCAGAGAAGCTACTGGTGTCTACGATGATTTGGTCAGATTATCTGTTGGTATCGAAGATGTCGACGACTTGTTAGCCGATGTCAAGCAAGCTTTGAACTAA
- the DEP1 gene encoding Rpd3L histone deacetylase complex subunit DEP1 (similar to Saccharomyces cerevisiae DEP1 (YAL013W); ancestral locus Anc_7.94): MTGNSNGNATFNEDEESILSAVDSNAIKQDIKLLDMENVSSDAETEKLEESKDGVTSKEKKEGGGGDVPRITDLLKESHVKSSTNVVASALEGINEQVNSDPLKESSREPEHLEQKPVLTEQNELAAEKKEDFTEKKEDFIEKKEVEEHPKENSSDKPIDESPKEPSNDEEINSKLSESVIEKNEVPSTNENHTIANEGDADEEEGDEEDNDNDVPLGKKDEPSQNKTQTPVIDEEAIRLNALQEMTQIEHAFASVRQRLYEHKLTKLETELKMCLDGSHPDLQSYYQIIQAVRDDKLRRAYHVQKYSLHCISKETHASRTMVHQDFYRRTTQLRAQLLQDTTQQWYDINKERREIDAPPSAEPVYHVPVKVAHVTLSCVTGYAGPAQPRLPGEPISEDVAAEGVALKFRANPVDKLEVIVDRMRLNNQLSDLQGLDRYYHGFPGAPDLAPLRDSEVADDLAALRNVLHGSRAG; this comes from the coding sequence ATGACAGGTAATTCTAACGGGAATGCTACATtcaatgaagatgaagagaGTATATTGAGTGCGGTTGATTCCAATGCTATTAAGCAAGATATCAAACTTTTAGATATGGAGAATGTGTCTAGCGATGCAGAGACTGAAAAATTAGAGGAATCTAAAGATGGGGTTACGTCTAAGGAGAAAAAAGaaggaggaggaggagaCGTGCCTAGAATTACTGATCTTTTAAAGGAGAGCCATGTGAAAAGCAGTACGAATGTTGTGGCAAGTGCATTGGAGGGTATAAATGAGCAAGTAAACTCAGATCCTCTTAAGGAAAGTTCAAGAGAGCCTGAACACCTAGAGCAGAAGCCAGTGTTGACTGAGCAAAACGAATTAGCAGCAGAAAAGAAGGAAGATTTCACAGAAAAGAAGGAAGATTTCatagaaaaaaaggaaGTAGAAGAACACCctaaagaaaattcaaGTGATAAGCCTATTGATGAAAGCCCTAAAGAACCAagtaatgatgaagaaataaaCTCTAAACTAAGTGAAAGCGTTATTGAGAAAAATGAAGTACCATCTACAAATGAAAATCACACCATTGCTAATGAAGGTGATgcagatgaagaagaaggagatgaagaagataatgataatgatgtgCCCCTAGGTAAGAAGGACGAGCCAAGCCAGAACAAGACTCAAACCCCTGttattgatgaagaagcCATTCGTTTGAATGCCCTACAGGAAATGACACAAATAGAACACGCCTTTGCCAGTGTGCGTCAAAGATTATACGAACATAAACTAACCAAGTTAGAAacagaattaaaaatgtgTCTTGATGGATCTCACCCTGATCTACAATCCTACTACCAGATCATCCAGGCCGTTCGTGATGACAAGTTGCGCCGTGCATACCATGTGCAAAAATACTCTCTGCATTGTATCAGCAAAGAGACTCACGCTTCCAGAACCATGGTCCACCAGGATTTCTACCGCCGTACTACCCAACTGCGTGCCCAGTTACTTCAAGATACCACCCAACAATGGTATGATATTAACAAAGAACGTCGTGAAATTGATGCCCCACCATCTGCCGAGCCTGTGTATCACGTGCCTGTCAAGGTGGCGCACGTGACACTCAGCTGTGTTACCGGATATGCGGGTCCTGCTCAACCAAGACTCCCAGGAGAACCAATTTCTGAGGATGTGGCTGCTGAAGGTGTGGCACTCAAGTTCCGTGCTAACCCAGTAGACAAACTGGAAGTAATCGTGGACCGTATGCGTCTAAATAACCAACTAAGTGACTTACAGGGACTGGACCGCTACTACCACGGCTTCCCTGGTGCACCTGACCTGGCACCACTACGAGACTCGGAAGTGGCAGACGATTTGGCTGCATTACGTAATGTACTACACGGGTCACGTGCAGGGTAA
- the SMC5 gene encoding DNA repair ATPase SMC5 (similar to Saccharomyces cerevisiae SMC5 (YOL034W); ancestral locus Anc_7.101): MATTINLDRFVSPTKDRQISTSKPARKRLKITAIDTEQFQPGSIIKIKLWNFVTYSLAEFTLSPSLNMIIGPNGSGKSTFVCAVCLGLAGKPEYIGRSSKLEDYIKNGEDQSVVEVTLKNVPESDFNTDTILIKTTINRGKKKPEYAINGSTVTETYIRAFVKKLNIQLDNLCQFLSQERVEEFARLKSDKLLEETIRSIDSSMLTSLEKLKTLQTTEISLQKDVDLKNKKLQELTAQREKLEGAVKALKEYEHLKKEIEIHQLLLPYVKIKDHKSKVQSYIRDFREAKQKLKSFLQDKKPFIKAKNSLEKKQAKYQALKQDTNSSLINERKKLNSILNDLGKGKEEIIKRKKQIEYYENRTKKLQESIRSTEKEKEDKIASLETLQLPDQQTLDEITNERNTLIEKESNITTKIRSIDSRVATINHEMMTLDRQQQERKKKLTTKDKIGILDSQNDLNIVKQAVLHIRANPELQGKFLEPPIITISADDMTIASYLNHCVEFNTAKALTLADSNDFEKYGEPLLKKFPINLREIRNVPLDVPVPRENLREFGFEGYLSDFIHGTPKVKRMLCEIHKIHTIPISRRELSPSQLETLCRPNQQNSIYFRRFIHGNNFVNVNKSEYGTRQIYTNSNTIKPNKKFYLGSGLSEEMKESVKQEIITLSSQFKERQEELGMLSSKKGDHKSEISDVQKEIKSLSARHSELNSIRNSHSFIKSTIERLEERLQELNNEIRKDVSTTIDTVQGKINELVKNQTKLLKAMTEQMNNIKDSNDELFKADIKFFEAYNLNVSMNDVIAFFNEKEQELSQDYTEKKNKADQMRKTDEYNGWIQQINSYSSSIKEVLNDYATKYQDEDKFDIQTITSIISNLESRADLSNHDESSLSILKDTIEKEEELKRVLPADVESLKITKNQMKAISNVLVPKLDEVITKISSKFASLFTNVGSAGQVYLDKAQLYSDWQIEIRVKFRDNAALSKLDSHTQSGGERAVSTVLYMIALQEFTSAPFRVVDEINQGMDSRNERIIHKAMVENACAENTSQYFLITPKLLTNLHYHEKMRIHCVMAGSWIPDPRKDPNMIRFGETSNYII; encoded by the coding sequence ATGGCAACTACTATCAATCTTGATAGATTTGTGAGCCCGACTAAAGACCGACAGATTTCTACTTCAAAACCTGCACGCAAAAGATTGAAAATTACTGCGATAGATACAGAACAATTTCAGCCTGGATCTATTATAAAGATAAAGTTATGGAATTTTGTTACATATTCTCTTGCAGAGTTTACTCTATCTCCTTCTTTAAATATGATTATTGGTCCAAACGGGTCCGGTAAATCAACTTTTGTTTGTGCAGTTTGCCTCGGTTTGGCAGGTAAACCAGAGTACATTGGTAGAAGCAGTAAACTGGAggattatataaaaaatggtGAAGATCAATCTGTTGTGGAAGTAACTCTAAAAAATGTTCCAGAATCTGATTTTAATACTGACAccattttaataaaaacaacTATCAATCGAGGCAAGAAAAAGCCAGAATATGCGATAAATGGATCTACTGTTACTGAAACTTATATTAGAGCTTTTGtcaagaaattaaatatccAATTGGATAATTTATGCCAATTTTTATCCCAAGAGCGTGTGGAAGAATTTGCTAGATTAAAATCTGATAAACTATTGGAAGAAACTATCAGATCAATTGATTCTTCAATGTTAACCAGTCtggaaaaattgaaaactcTACAAACTACAGAGATTAGTCTACAAAAGGATGTAGatcttaaaaataaaaaactaCAGGAATTAACTGCTCAAcgtgaaaaattagaaggGGCAGTAAAAGCATTGAAAGAATATGagcatttaaaaaaagaaatagaaatccatcaattattattaccttATGTGAAAATTAAAGACCATAAATCTAAGGTGCAATCGTATATTCGTGATTTCCGTGAAGCCAAACAAAAGTTAAAAAGCTTCCTACAGGATAAAAAACCATTTATTAAAGCCAAGAACTCTTTAGAAAAGAAACAAGCTAAATATCAAGCTTTAAAACAAGACAcaaattcttctttgataaatgaaagaaaaaaattaaatagcATCCTAAATGATTTAGGGAAGGggaaagaagaaattataaagagaaaaaaacaaattgaatattatgaaaatagaacaaagaaattacaagaatCTATTAGATCTACTGAGAAAGAGAAGGAAGATAAAATAGCCTCATTGGAGACTCTTCAATTACCTGATCAACAAACCCTTGATGAAATCACTAATGAGCGAAATACTTTAATCGAAAAAGAATCCAATATTACTACCAAAATCAGATCAATTGATAGTAGAGTTGCAACAATAAATCATGAAATGATGACTCTTGATAGACAGCAGCaggaaagaaagaaaaaattaacaacTAAGGACAAAATAGGTATCTTAGATTCGCAAAATGATCTAAATATTGTCAAGCAAGCCGTTCTACATATTAGAGCCAATCCCGAATTACAAggaaaatttttagaaCCTCCAATCATCACTATTAGTGCAGATGATATGACAATTGCATcttatttgaatcattGTGTTGAATTTAACACAGCAAAAGCCTTAACATTAGCAGATTCcaatgattttgaaaaatatggtGAACcacttttgaaaaaatttccaataaACTTGAGAGAAATCAGAAATGTTCCTTTAGATGTTCCAGTTCCAAGGGAGAATTTACGAGAATTTGGTTTCGAAGGTTACTTATCAGATTTTATTCATGGTACACCTAAAGTTAAAAGAATGTTATGTGAAATCCATAAAATCCATACAATTCCAATTAGTAGAAGAGAATTATCTCCTAGTCAATTGGAAACATTATGTAGGCCTAACCAGCAGAATTCGATATATTTTAGAAGATTTATCCACGGAAACAATTTTGTTAACGTCAATAAATCGGAATACGGTACAAGACAGATTTATACAAATAGTAATACCATAAAgccaaataaaaaattttatttaggCTCTGGTTTATCCGAAGAAATGAAGGAATCTGtaaaacaagaaattatCACTTTATCATCACAATTTAAAGAAAGGCAAGAAGAACTTGGGATGCTGTCTTCTAAAAAGGGTGATCATAAATCTGAAATATCTGATGTTCAAAAAGAGATTAAGTCCTTATCAGCACGACACTCTGAACTAAATAGTATACGAAATTCACattcattcattaaatCCACCATTGAACGATTGGAGGAAAGGCTgcaagaattaaataatgaaatacgAAAAGATGTTTCAACAACAATCGATACCGTACAAGGGAAAATTAATGAACTAGTCAAGAACCAaactaaattattaaaggcAATGACTGAACAAATGAATAACATTAAAGATAGCAATGATGAACTATTTAAAGcagatattaaattttttgaggCCTATAATCTAAATGTTTCAATGAATGATGTTATTGCCTTTTTCAACGAAAAAGAACAAGAGCTATCTCAAGATTATactgaaaagaaaaataaagctGATCAAATGCGAAAAACCGATGAATATAATGGTTGGATACAACAAATTAATTCTTATAGTTCTTCCATAAAAGAAGTTTTAAATGACTACGCTACCAAATATcaagatgaagataaatttgatataCAAACTATAACAAGTATTATATCGAATTTAGAATCAAGAGCAGATTTATCTAATCATGATGAATCATCTCTGTCTATATTAAAAGAcacaattgaaaaagaagaagaattgaaaCGTGTTTTACCAGCCGATGTTgaaagtttaaaaattactaaaaatcaaatgaaaGCAATCAGTAATGTACTTGTGCCAAAGCTAGATGAAgttattacaaaaatttcaaGTAAATTTGCGTCTCTATTTACAAATGTAGGTAGTGCAGGTCAAGTTTATCTAGATAAGGCACAATTATATTCTGATTGGCAGATAGAAATTAGGGTAAAATTTAGAGATAATGCAGCATTGAGCAAATTAGATTCTCATACTCAATCCGGTGGGGAAAGAGCTGTCTCTACAGTCTTATACATGATTGCCTTACAGGAATTCACAAGTGCACCATTCCGTGTAGTTGATGAAATCAATCAAGGTATGGATTCTAGAAATGAGAGAATTATTCATAAGGCAATGGTGGAAAACGCTTGTGCTGAAAATACTTCtcaatatttcttaattactccaaaattattaactaaTCTGCATTATCATGAAAAAATGCGTATTCATTGTGTTATGGCGGGCTCTTGGATACCTGATCCAAGGAAGGATCCTAACATGATACGTTTTGGTGAAACTtcaaattatatcatttga